A stretch of Paenibacillus sp. URB8-2 DNA encodes these proteins:
- a CDS encoding response regulator transcription factor, which produces MSRLQVLIVDDEWNMRNLLRIYLMKEGFQIKEAATGLEALSMVKKHSFDIILLDVMMPDMDGWQVCKVIRETEMVPILMLTARTETKDKIHGLGIGADDYLTKPFDSEELLARIYSLIRRSTITQISQPQQWTVEFPQMIIFPDAREVRIQEELVDFTPKEFDLLALLAQSTQRAFSREELVERLWGYDYEGEVRVVDTHIKNIREKLQKAGMTYNPIQTVWGVGYKFFVSGEQE; this is translated from the coding sequence ATGTCGAGACTTCAAGTGTTAATTGTCGATGATGAATGGAATATGAGGAACCTACTTCGGATTTATTTGATGAAGGAGGGATTCCAGATTAAGGAGGCGGCTACAGGACTGGAGGCGTTATCCATGGTCAAGAAGCATTCCTTTGATATTATTTTACTTGATGTCATGATGCCTGATATGGATGGCTGGCAAGTATGCAAGGTGATCAGAGAAACCGAAATGGTTCCGATTTTAATGCTGACGGCACGTACTGAAACCAAGGACAAGATTCATGGTTTGGGGATAGGTGCGGACGATTATTTAACAAAGCCTTTTGATTCCGAAGAGCTCCTGGCCCGAATATATTCGTTAATCCGCAGATCAACGATCACACAAATCTCGCAGCCTCAGCAGTGGACAGTTGAATTTCCGCAAATGATCATATTCCCCGACGCGAGGGAGGTTCGTATTCAAGAGGAGCTTGTCGATTTTACCCCGAAGGAGTTCGATCTGCTGGCTTTATTAGCCCAAAGCACGCAGCGCGCCTTCAGCAGGGAGGAACTCGTTGAAAGGTTATGGGGATATGATTATGAGGGCGAAGTCCGGGTGGTGGATACCCATATCAAGAATATACGTGAAAAACTGCAGAAGGCGGGAATGACTTACAACCCTATTCAAACGGTATGGGGAGTTGGCTATAAGTTTTTTGTTTCCGGAGAACAGGAATGA
- a CDS encoding ParM/StbA family protein, whose amino-acid sequence MSIRQAAVDIGNDALKAYVQGLDQEVYIPNVIAEIGPSRDIVEFEKHPLDGLHVEILSNALKRGQGVYAVGNLAGGYTHNDELTTVSEKSEADQPVVMLLTALAYDAAQALSEQDGVIEATYYLSTGLPLSEAKRGKRKTFKARLKDNTHEVRFKTTPEIGGKVVRLKFEEVLVNIEGHVALIDLTTNEDGTVRNEELTRMTVLINDIGGLSTDAAIIHEDGTVDNIYSDGIKEGVSPYLDEIMERVQHEIGYRFLNRQQLVEIITSVNKEERNFIWFRGKRISIQSIVDEVLIKIAREEYKLIRNSWNKVPSIRVAYQIGGGSLLLKPYLEKINEQEEGYPLRFVGAKDSIWMIARAYYKLLAVYLQYKSEQVSATTK is encoded by the coding sequence ATGAGTATCAGACAGGCCGCAGTAGATATTGGCAACGATGCGTTAAAAGCCTATGTTCAAGGGCTGGATCAGGAAGTTTATATTCCAAATGTTATCGCCGAAATCGGCCCATCCCGTGATATAGTGGAATTTGAAAAGCATCCCCTGGATGGTCTCCATGTCGAGATCCTCTCTAATGCGCTTAAGCGCGGGCAAGGAGTTTATGCTGTCGGTAATCTGGCTGGAGGATACACCCATAATGACGAACTCACAACGGTTAGTGAAAAGTCGGAAGCGGATCAACCCGTGGTTATGCTGCTGACTGCATTGGCTTATGATGCCGCTCAAGCATTGAGCGAACAGGATGGAGTAATCGAAGCTACATATTATCTTTCAACGGGGCTGCCTTTAAGTGAAGCGAAGCGGGGAAAGCGCAAAACCTTTAAAGCAAGGCTAAAGGACAATACTCATGAAGTTCGGTTCAAAACCACTCCGGAAATCGGCGGCAAAGTGGTACGATTGAAATTCGAAGAAGTGTTGGTTAATATTGAAGGTCATGTCGCGTTAATTGATCTGACGACGAATGAAGATGGAACGGTCCGCAATGAGGAACTGACACGGATGACCGTGCTTATTAATGATATCGGCGGGCTTTCTACCGATGCGGCTATTATTCATGAGGATGGGACCGTCGATAATATTTATTCGGATGGAATTAAGGAGGGAGTTTCCCCCTATCTGGATGAAATCATGGAACGGGTCCAGCATGAAATCGGATACCGGTTTTTGAACAGACAACAGCTAGTCGAAATCATTACTTCGGTAAACAAAGAGGAACGTAATTTTATCTGGTTCAGAGGGAAACGGATAAGCATTCAGTCCATTGTGGATGAAGTATTGATCAAAATCGCCCGTGAAGAATATAAACTGATCAGGAACTCTTGGAACAAGGTTCCCAGTATCCGCGTTGCCTATCAAATCGGCGGCGGTTCCTTGCTTCTTAAACCTTACCTTGAGAAGATAAATGAACAGGAAGAGGGCTATCCGCTTCGCTTTGTCGGAGCGAAGGATTCGATATGGATGATTGCAAGGGCATATTACAAATTACTGGCTGTCTACCTTCAATATAAATCCGAACAAGTGTCTGCCACAACAAAGTAG